A part of Hippea maritima DSM 10411 genomic DNA contains:
- a CDS encoding dihydroorotate dehydrogenase electron transfer subunit gives MRLKIIENIEVAKNTYSLKLENPALFDVEPGQFFMVKINTYPFPLLRRPFSVADFGEHLEFIYRVVGEGTRILTTKKAGEFVDVLGPLGKGFSINSTKRLLLVGGGIGVAPLLYLKKTIEETYKISCDAYFGFNNADEIFTKDGNIATMDGSFGFKGNIVEMVEDMLDENTLVYACGPTLMLKRLAFLCFEKNSPMQVSLESRMACGIGVCLGCVVQTSDNRYKKVCVDGPVFDFEEIQWQAL, from the coding sequence GTGAGACTGAAAATAATTGAAAATATAGAGGTTGCAAAGAATACCTATTCCCTGAAATTGGAAAATCCAGCCCTGTTCGATGTTGAACCTGGCCAGTTTTTTATGGTTAAGATCAACACTTACCCTTTTCCGCTTTTAAGAAGGCCGTTTAGCGTGGCAGATTTTGGTGAGCATCTTGAGTTTATCTATAGGGTTGTAGGCGAAGGTACAAGGATCTTAACAACAAAAAAAGCTGGTGAATTTGTCGATGTTTTGGGGCCTTTGGGTAAAGGATTTAGTATAAACTCGACAAAGAGGCTTTTGCTTGTTGGGGGAGGTATCGGTGTTGCCCCACTTCTGTATCTGAAAAAGACCATAGAGGAAACATACAAAATAAGCTGCGATGCCTATTTTGGCTTCAATAACGCTGATGAGATATTCACAAAAGATGGAAATATAGCGACGATGGATGGCAGCTTTGGTTTTAAGGGTAATATCGTTGAGATGGTTGAGGACATGCTTGATGAGAATACACTTGTCTATGCCTGCGGTCCGACATTGATGTTGAAGAGATTGGCGTTCTTGTGTTTTGAGAAGAACTCACCTATGCAGGTTTCGCTTGAATCGAGGATGGCCTGTGGCATAGGTGTGTGTTTGGGTTGCGTTGTTCAAACATCCGATAATAGATACAAAAAGGTTTGTGTTGACGGACCTGTTTTTGATTTTGAGGAGATACAATGGCAAGCTCTGTGA
- a CDS encoding rubrerythrin family protein: MKEMTRKSLLDAFAGESMAHMKYLAFSEVAEKEGYPGIAKLFKAIAYAEQVHATNHAKALGLIGTTQENLKEAAGGEHFEINEMYPAYDAIAKLQEEKLAERYIHYALEAEKVHEQMYNDALKDVEDNKDKEVDKVYVCPVCGYTAIGDLDFDKCPVCGVPADKFVEF, encoded by the coding sequence ATGAAGGAGATGACAAGGAAATCTTTGCTTGATGCTTTTGCTGGAGAATCTATGGCTCACATGAAATACCTCGCATTCAGTGAAGTTGCAGAAAAAGAGGGTTATCCAGGTATTGCAAAGCTGTTTAAGGCGATTGCTTATGCTGAGCAGGTGCATGCAACAAACCACGCAAAAGCCCTGGGTTTAATAGGTACAACGCAAGAAAATCTAAAAGAGGCTGCTGGAGGTGAACATTTTGAGATAAATGAGATGTATCCAGCCTATGATGCAATAGCCAAACTGCAGGAGGAGAAGTTAGCAGAAAGATATATACACTACGCCTTGGAGGCTGAGAAGGTTCATGAGCAGATGTATAATGACGCATTAAAGGATGTTGAGGACAACAAAGACAAAGAGGTGGATAAGGTTTATGTGTGTCCCGTGTGTGGATATACGGCTATTGGGGATTTAGATTTTGATAAATGCCCTGTTTGTGGCGTGCCGGCAGATAAATTTGTTGAATTTTGA
- a CDS encoding SPL family radical SAM protein: protein MLLIVAEHLNEIKPFLDSLPFKKEGELYRYDNIVVFVNHGRGGLSLGFKVSQLLERYDVSIALLFGFAGGICNVKPGEFVFLERVKLFDNKAKPLFNPVELTKVYNFKTISGITLLDGFNFDNGYLSLFGDCIDREAYFFAKALSVSKSFGLILKVISDRNSKADIERLRLDGFKYDVEKLKALIFELAQVEKDPIFSEAFRYTGFFNIKILDGIKRLIEAKHLSFSRRQMLYKKIIINNANKKTEPMSTKTVFIEKGVDTSRIKIDLNSKRLVYIDDYVPYFHNLKDRAAVIFANKKGEFLRKTPDNYTPDGGYGYSLLGSYNCIYDCSYCFLKGYFKSFNPVVFLNYQDYFSSIAETLKKDKKRPLYFYAGSFSDPVALSVFSDFYVKLVEFFSSLEDRVFLEIRTKSSYIKPFLSLKPSGNVVFAFSVSPNDVCKTYEAFTPKLSLRLEAIKRLDDVGFLVGIRIDPVIVEHLEAYEGLFDFIDGLRNLHSVEIGFLRFDKNDYKTMLKKSPSILRGLVYENSMYRYPYKLRKKALSFFESRLKNFYVNMEY, encoded by the coding sequence ATGCTTCTAATAGTTGCAGAGCACCTAAATGAAATAAAACCCTTCCTTGACTCTTTGCCTTTCAAAAAAGAGGGTGAGTTATACCGATACGATAATATAGTTGTTTTTGTTAACCACGGCAGAGGTGGTTTATCGTTAGGCTTTAAGGTTTCTCAACTTTTGGAAAGGTATGATGTTAGTATAGCTTTGCTGTTTGGGTTTGCAGGTGGGATTTGTAATGTTAAACCTGGTGAGTTTGTTTTTCTTGAGCGGGTAAAGTTGTTCGATAATAAAGCAAAGCCTTTATTTAATCCGGTTGAGTTAACAAAAGTTTATAACTTTAAAACTATTTCGGGCATTACGCTGCTTGATGGGTTTAATTTTGATAACGGGTATTTGAGTCTTTTTGGCGATTGCATAGATAGGGAAGCTTATTTTTTTGCAAAGGCTTTGTCTGTTTCTAAATCGTTCGGTCTGATATTGAAGGTTATAAGCGATAGGAATAGCAAGGCAGATATAGAGAGGTTAAGGCTTGATGGTTTTAAGTATGATGTTGAAAAACTAAAGGCTTTAATTTTTGAACTTGCTCAAGTAGAGAAGGATCCTATTTTTTCTGAGGCTTTTAGATATACGGGATTTTTTAATATTAAGATTTTAGATGGGATAAAGAGGCTTATTGAGGCAAAACATCTAAGCTTCAGCAGACGGCAGATGCTTTATAAAAAGATAATAATAAACAACGCCAACAAAAAGACAGAACCGATGTCAACAAAAACCGTTTTTATTGAAAAAGGCGTGGATACCTCAAGGATAAAAATAGACTTAAATTCAAAGAGACTTGTGTATATTGACGATTATGTGCCGTATTTTCACAACCTAAAAGATAGAGCCGCTGTGATATTTGCAAACAAAAAAGGGGAGTTTTTAAGAAAAACACCGGATAATTATACGCCGGATGGGGGTTATGGTTATTCTTTATTGGGTTCTTACAACTGTATCTATGACTGCTCATACTGTTTTTTGAAGGGGTATTTTAAAAGCTTCAATCCTGTTGTGTTTTTGAATTATCAGGATTACTTTAGCTCGATTGCAGAAACGCTCAAGAAGGACAAAAAAAGGCCGTTGTATTTTTATGCTGGCAGTTTTTCTGATCCTGTGGCTTTAAGTGTGTTTAGCGATTTTTATGTTAAATTGGTTGAGTTTTTTTCATCCTTAGAAGATAGAGTTTTTTTGGAGATTAGAACAAAATCAAGCTATATAAAGCCGTTTTTGAGTTTAAAACCCTCGGGTAATGTTGTTTTTGCCTTTTCTGTTTCACCTAATGATGTTTGTAAAACCTATGAGGCCTTTACACCGAAACTAAGCTTGAGGCTTGAGGCTATAAAAAGGTTGGATGATGTTGGATTTTTAGTGGGCATTAGGATTGATCCTGTAATTGTTGAGCATCTTGAGGCTTACGAAGGTCTGTTTGATTTTATTGATGGCTTAAGAAACCTTCACTCCGTTGAGATTGGGTTTTTGCGTTTTGATAAAAACGATTACAAAACAATGCTTAAAAAGTCTCCATCGATCTTAAGAGGCCTTGTGTATGAAAATAGTATGTATCGTTATCCATACAAGCTTAGGAAGAAGGCGCTTAGTTTTTTTGAATCTCGCCTGAAAAACTTTTATGTGAACATGGAGTATTGA
- a CDS encoding outer-membrane lipoprotein carrier protein LolA, giving the protein MKVLRALAVLLVLPILSSICFADGLKQIFDVYKHKSIHLCFSQKSINGMSGQTIEKSGTLKIVANKKLIFSYKNEKLVIDDFKAVDYKDNETQVYKLTGFDKVLFLMFVGKKDLDELFKIKDVDNNTYRLFPKYQSSIDCVSVKLDNDTVKELQISDIYANKTIYTFNASNSCRAPK; this is encoded by the coding sequence ATGAAGGTATTGAGAGCGTTAGCAGTCTTATTGGTGTTGCCCATTCTGAGTAGTATTTGTTTTGCCGATGGTTTAAAGCAGATATTTGATGTATATAAACATAAAAGTATCCATCTGTGTTTTAGTCAAAAATCCATAAATGGTATGAGTGGTCAAACCATAGAAAAAAGTGGCACCTTGAAAATCGTGGCAAATAAAAAGTTGATATTTAGCTACAAAAACGAGAAATTAGTTATAGATGATTTCAAAGCCGTAGATTATAAAGACAATGAAACCCAGGTTTACAAACTCACAGGTTTTGATAAGGTGCTGTTTTTGATGTTTGTGGGAAAGAAGGATTTGGATGAGCTGTTTAAGATCAAAGATGTTGACAACAACACCTATAGATTGTTTCCCAAATACCAAAGCAGCATAGACTGTGTTTCTGTTAAGCTTGACAACGATACCGTAAAAGAGCTGCAGATAAGCGATATATACGCAAACAAAACTATTTACACCTTCAATGCTTCTAATAGTTGCAGAGCACCTAAATGA
- the greA gene encoding transcription elongation factor GreA: MAEKMLITPEGYRKLLEEMEDLQKNQRPAIIKEIEEARAKGDLSENAEYHAAKEKHALIENRISELSKKINNAQVVDPETVPKDRVNFGCKVILYDIEKEEEIEYMIVGEDESDPENGKISINSPIARSLLGKQEGDEVEVKVPAGVRRFEIEEIK; the protein is encoded by the coding sequence ATGGCTGAGAAGATGCTTATTACACCTGAGGGTTATAGGAAGTTGCTTGAGGAGATGGAGGATTTGCAGAAAAACCAAAGGCCTGCGATTATAAAGGAGATAGAAGAGGCAAGAGCTAAGGGTGATTTGAGTGAAAATGCAGAGTACCATGCTGCAAAAGAAAAACATGCCTTAATAGAGAATAGGATTTCAGAGCTTTCAAAGAAGATAAACAATGCTCAGGTTGTTGATCCTGAAACGGTTCCCAAAGATAGGGTTAATTTTGGTTGTAAGGTTATACTTTATGATATAGAAAAAGAAGAAGAGATTGAATATATGATAGTAGGTGAGGATGAATCGGATCCGGAAAACGGTAAGATCTCAATAAACAGCCCTATAGCCAGGTCGCTTTTGGGCAAGCAAGAAGGGGATGAGGTTGAAGTTAAGGTGCCTGCTGGGGTTAGAAGATTTGAAATAGAGGAAATAAAGTGA
- the smpB gene encoding SsrA-binding protein SmpB, which translates to MREIVNRKARHDYEILETYEAGLELKGSEVKSIRMGSANLKDSYAEIKNGEIWVNNFHISPYKFASAHTNHDPYRKKKLLLHKYQIRRLIGKVKEKGLTLIPLKVYSKNGKIKMELALAKGKKLFDKRKDIKERDLTREAERELARFK; encoded by the coding sequence ATGAGAGAGATAGTTAATCGCAAGGCCCGCCATGATTATGAAATCTTAGAAACTTACGAGGCGGGCCTTGAGCTTAAAGGCAGTGAAGTTAAATCCATAAGAATGGGTTCTGCTAATCTAAAAGATAGCTATGCTGAAATAAAAAATGGTGAAATATGGGTAAATAATTTTCACATAAGCCCATATAAGTTTGCATCTGCTCATACAAATCATGACCCTTATAGAAAAAAAAAGCTCCTTCTTCATAAATACCAAATAAGAAGACTTATAGGCAAGGTAAAAGAGAAAGGCCTTACGCTTATACCTTTAAAGGTTTATTCTAAAAATGGCAAGATAAAAATGGAGCTTGCCCTTGCTAAAGGTAAGAAGCTCTTTGACAAGAGGAAAGATATTAAAGAAAGGGATCTAACCAGAGAGGCTGAGCGAGAATTGGCCCGTTTTAAATAA
- a CDS encoding dihydroorotate dehydrogenase yields MASSVNLAVKLGNLIFKNPVLTASGTFGYGLEYERFLDLNRLGGFVVKGLSVAEKLGNKPPRIVETPCGMLNAIGLQNIGVDRFIEEKLPKMADLNTHIIANIYGTEVAEFVEIAEKLDKEKLVSAIEVNVSCPNVSAGGALFGKDPDMVFVLTSSIKKVTKKPVIVKLTPNVEDIAFIAQAAQSGGADAVSLINTITGMVIDTKTKKPVLANKTGGLSGPAIYPVGVRMVYETYKKIKIPIVGVGGIYNADVALQYIMAGASLIQVGTANFIDPSITVDIIKGIEEFLANEGIESVSSLIGVAHSE; encoded by the coding sequence ATGGCAAGCTCTGTGAACTTAGCGGTTAAATTGGGCAATTTGATATTTAAAAACCCCGTCTTGACAGCATCTGGAACATTCGGATATGGGCTTGAATATGAGAGGTTTTTGGATTTAAACAGGCTTGGTGGGTTTGTTGTAAAAGGTTTGAGTGTGGCTGAAAAATTAGGCAACAAACCCCCGAGAATTGTTGAAACACCTTGTGGTATGCTCAATGCGATAGGGTTGCAGAATATTGGTGTGGATAGGTTTATAGAGGAAAAACTCCCAAAGATGGCAGACTTGAACACCCATATAATAGCAAACATATATGGAACAGAGGTTGCAGAATTTGTAGAAATTGCAGAAAAGCTTGACAAAGAAAAGCTTGTTAGTGCTATAGAGGTCAATGTATCCTGTCCAAATGTTTCAGCAGGGGGTGCTCTGTTTGGTAAGGACCCGGATATGGTTTTTGTGCTTACAAGCTCTATAAAAAAGGTTACAAAAAAACCAGTGATAGTTAAGTTAACACCCAATGTTGAGGATATAGCATTTATTGCTCAGGCAGCACAGTCAGGGGGTGCTGATGCTGTGAGCTTGATAAATACTATAACGGGTATGGTTATAGATACAAAAACCAAAAAACCGGTATTGGCAAATAAGACAGGCGGTTTGAGCGGTCCTGCAATATATCCGGTTGGTGTCAGGATGGTCTATGAAACATACAAAAAAATAAAAATTCCTATAGTTGGTGTGGGTGGCATATACAATGCCGATGTTGCGCTGCAATATATTATGGCGGGAGCCTCACTAATTCAGGTTGGAACTGCAAATTTTATAGACCCTTCAATAACGGTTGATATTATAAAGGGAATAGAGGAGTTTTTGGCTAATGAAGGTATTGAGAGCGTTAGCAGTCTTATTGGTGTTGCCCATTCTGAGTAG
- the carB gene encoding carbamoyl-phosphate synthase large subunit, translating into MPKRTDLKKIMIIGSGPIVIGQACEFDYSGTQACKALKNEGYEIVLVNSNPATIMTDPMLADKTYIEPITVEFLEKIIAKERPDALLPTLGGQTALNAAMDLHKAGVLDRYGVELIGANAQTIERAEDRELFKQAMNEIGLKVPASGVAHSLSEAWEIVNAIHFPVIIRPSFTLGGTGAGVAYNKEEFEEVVKWGLEQSPVNEVLIEQSVLGWKEFELEVMRDKKDNVFIICSIENFDPMGIHTGDSITIAPAQTLTDKEYQILRDAAIDIIRKVGVETGGSNIQFAVNPENGEFVVIEMNPRVSRSSALASKATGFPIAKFAALLSVGYTLDEIPNDITKKTPASFEPVLDYVVVKIPRFTFEKFNTPDELGTQMKSVGEVMAIGRTFKEAFQKAIRSLEYNWDGFVKLNCSDDELKQKLIHPNSKRFLYVAEAFRRGYDIEYLYELTYIDRWFLHNIKQMVEKEEELSKNPDLLEKNIKRFKQYGFSDSYLAKLTGKSEADIRQLRQKNNCVNVYKMVDTCSAEFEAYTPYFYSTYEDENESLPSNNKKVVILGSGPNRIGQGIEFDYTCVHGSLELRNEGYESIMVNCNPETVSTDYDISDRLYFEPLVFEDVMNIIENEKPEGVIVQFGGQTPLKLSLPLKNAGVKILGTDPKSIDIAEDRELFRELIKKLDLLQPESGIAHSKEEAIEVATRVGYPVLVRPSYVLGGRAMMIIFNEEQLRQYVDEAVQVTGERPLLVDKFLEDAIEVDVDAVSDGEDTVVAAVMEHIEAAGVHSGDSACSIPPRTLKKEIVSEIKRQTRLLAKELNVKGLINIQFAVKNDRIYILEVNPRASRTVPFVSKATGVHWAKIATQLIMGKKIKELGLKEVEPKYYAVKESVFPFVKFPNVDITLGPEMRSTGEVMGIADEFPIAYYKALLASGMRLPQSGNVFMSLSDRDKPQGVIIASKLLELGFDVFCTKGTYEYLKKEGINVKYVKKLSEGRPNVLDKMKNNNIHFLINTPSGKRSRTDSFYIRRTALMMNIPYCTTISGAIAAVRAIEAIAKGKKLDVVPIQDYYKRGEIDG; encoded by the coding sequence ATGCCAAAAAGAACAGACTTAAAGAAAATTATGATAATAGGCTCAGGGCCTATCGTAATTGGTCAGGCTTGTGAGTTTGATTATTCCGGCACCCAGGCTTGTAAGGCTTTGAAAAATGAAGGATACGAGATAGTTCTTGTCAATTCAAACCCGGCCACTATAATGACCGACCCTATGTTAGCTGATAAAACTTATATAGAACCTATAACCGTTGAATTTTTAGAAAAGATTATAGCTAAAGAAAGACCCGATGCCCTACTGCCAACCCTTGGCGGCCAGACAGCACTCAATGCTGCTATGGATCTGCATAAGGCTGGGGTTTTGGATAGGTATGGAGTTGAACTGATTGGTGCAAATGCCCAGACTATAGAGAGGGCAGAGGACAGGGAACTTTTTAAACAGGCAATGAATGAGATAGGATTAAAGGTTCCAGCATCCGGTGTTGCTCATAGTTTGAGCGAGGCATGGGAGATAGTAAATGCAATTCATTTCCCTGTTATTATAAGACCTTCGTTTACACTTGGTGGAACTGGCGCAGGTGTTGCTTATAATAAGGAAGAGTTTGAAGAGGTTGTTAAGTGGGGATTAGAGCAGAGTCCTGTTAATGAGGTGTTAATAGAGCAGTCTGTTTTGGGATGGAAAGAGTTTGAGCTTGAGGTTATGCGCGATAAAAAGGATAATGTGTTTATTATTTGTTCTATAGAGAATTTTGACCCTATGGGAATACACACAGGTGATTCAATAACTATAGCTCCAGCTCAGACGTTGACCGATAAGGAGTATCAAATCCTAAGGGATGCTGCTATTGATATAATTAGGAAAGTTGGTGTTGAAACAGGTGGCTCAAATATCCAGTTTGCCGTCAATCCCGAGAATGGTGAGTTTGTTGTTATTGAAATGAATCCCAGGGTATCCAGATCCTCTGCACTCGCAAGTAAGGCAACGGGCTTTCCTATAGCCAAATTTGCAGCCCTTTTAAGTGTGGGTTATACACTTGATGAAATTCCAAACGACATAACGAAGAAAACGCCGGCAAGTTTTGAGCCGGTTCTGGACTATGTTGTTGTTAAAATTCCTAGATTTACATTCGAAAAGTTTAATACTCCTGATGAGCTAGGCACGCAGATGAAAAGCGTTGGCGAGGTTATGGCTATAGGTAGGACTTTTAAAGAGGCATTCCAAAAAGCTATCCGTTCACTTGAGTATAATTGGGATGGATTTGTAAAGTTAAACTGTAGCGATGATGAGCTAAAACAGAAATTAATTCACCCAAACTCTAAGCGATTTCTGTATGTAGCCGAAGCGTTTAGAAGGGGATATGATATAGAATATCTATACGAGCTCACATATATAGATAGATGGTTCTTGCACAACATAAAACAGATGGTGGAAAAGGAAGAAGAATTAAGTAAAAATCCCGATCTTTTAGAGAAAAACATAAAACGTTTTAAGCAGTATGGTTTTTCAGATTCGTATCTTGCGAAATTAACGGGGAAAAGTGAAGCTGATATTAGACAGTTGAGGCAGAAAAATAACTGTGTAAATGTCTATAAGATGGTCGATACATGTTCTGCTGAATTTGAAGCTTATACACCGTATTTTTACTCAACTTATGAGGATGAAAACGAGTCTTTACCTTCAAACAACAAGAAGGTTGTAATACTGGGCAGTGGGCCTAATAGAATTGGTCAAGGCATTGAATTTGATTATACATGCGTTCATGGCTCATTAGAGCTGAGAAATGAAGGTTATGAATCAATAATGGTAAACTGCAACCCTGAGACTGTATCAACAGATTATGATATTTCAGATAGGTTGTACTTTGAGCCGCTGGTCTTTGAGGATGTTATGAATATAATAGAGAACGAAAAACCAGAAGGTGTGATAGTTCAATTTGGAGGTCAAACGCCCCTAAAACTTTCGCTTCCGCTTAAGAACGCTGGTGTTAAGATATTAGGAACAGACCCAAAGAGTATTGATATAGCAGAAGACAGGGAACTTTTTAGAGAACTTATAAAAAAACTTGACCTTCTACAGCCCGAAAGTGGCATTGCGCATTCTAAAGAAGAGGCTATAGAGGTTGCTACAAGGGTGGGTTATCCTGTGCTTGTCAGGCCATCATATGTACTTGGTGGCAGAGCCATGATGATAATATTTAATGAGGAACAGTTGAGACAATATGTAGATGAGGCTGTACAGGTAACCGGCGAGCGGCCACTGCTTGTTGATAAATTTTTAGAGGATGCAATTGAAGTGGATGTAGATGCTGTAAGTGATGGTGAGGATACGGTTGTGGCTGCCGTCATGGAGCATATAGAGGCCGCCGGTGTACATTCAGGTGATTCTGCCTGCTCTATCCCGCCAAGAACATTAAAAAAGGAAATAGTAAGTGAAATAAAGAGACAAACCAGACTTTTAGCTAAAGAACTAAACGTTAAAGGACTCATAAATATTCAATTTGCCGTAAAAAATGACAGAATTTACATTCTTGAGGTTAACCCAAGAGCATCAAGGACGGTTCCGTTTGTTAGCAAAGCAACAGGCGTTCACTGGGCTAAGATTGCAACCCAGCTTATAATGGGTAAAAAAATAAAGGAGTTGGGTCTAAAAGAGGTTGAACCCAAATATTATGCTGTAAAGGAGTCGGTTTTCCCGTTCGTTAAGTTCCCCAATGTCGATATTACACTTGGACCAGAGATGCGCTCAACAGGCGAGGTTATGGGTATAGCCGATGAGTTTCCCATTGCCTACTATAAGGCGCTTTTGGCCAGTGGTATGAGATTACCCCAAAGTGGCAATGTATTCATGTCTCTATCTGATAGAGACAAGCCGCAGGGGGTTATTATAGCTTCTAAGTTGCTTGAGCTTGGATTTGATGTATTTTGTACAAAGGGGACTTATGAATATCTGAAAAAAGAGGGCATAAATGTAAAGTATGTAAAGAAGCTCAGCGAGGGTAGGCCTAATGTGCTTGATAAGATGAAAAATAACAACATACACTTTTTGATAAATACACCATCTGGTAAGCGCTCAAGAACCGATTCATTTTATATCAGGAGAACCGCTTTGATGATGAATATACCGTACTGCACAACTATATCTGGCGCTATTGCAGCGGTTAGAGCAATTGAGGCTATAGCTAAAGGTAAAAAACTTGATGTTGTGCCGATTCAGGATTATTACAAAAGGGGTGAGATAGATGGCTGA
- a CDS encoding type IV pilus secretin PilQ, giving the protein MKGKMILAISLLILVFSLNSYAATIRYIDVGNGKCVVKYDGNIKYKTFYLKNPSRCVVDVVGVDKCIPCLKGARIYSDGNVKVKVAFHKDDKEENIKGKFVRFSTVFEQEEKAKCNIFNKGGLLSIVYKKPSQKIATKTTKVNLNKVERISYRKFKTYEMVVVLTQRKPNFSLKEGEGVLYLRLNNATATKAALMPQNLKDIAANVSSISASEKVDGVDFVITLKKGAEIKKFYADKRHVYIIFPLKGITSEGYKKNSNTSKSSLAKTKTTEKILPGDKLISFDVRDAQLKDIFRVFAQISGLNIIIGDDVKGTLTMKLKDVPLNQALDLILQQEGLVADRKGNVVVITTAARYQKQKQQQIKALQDKEKLERMKSAITKVINLNYITPDYAIKIINKLLYNGGKGKLGGFIVSDIKNNSLICHDIKDNIEKIKKIVSIIDQKKRAVEIDARIVEISKSFERQLGIQWGGNFFNQNINNSKTFIGVGGSSSPVDVSSGLPPSESFSNDNFVVNLPAGLSDAPTSTVRLAIGNVLANYNLDLKLTMGEIEGYSKVLSTPKVITLDNEPAKISSGQEIPYQESAGASGATSVSFKEATLSLEVTPHITRNDQVILKLKIKKDSPDYSHSVGGEPPINTNEVDSTVILSNGQTIVIGGLMQSTTQKTVSGVPGLMRIPLLGWLFKTKRIYNPKTELYIFVTPHIVKE; this is encoded by the coding sequence ATGAAGGGAAAAATGATTCTTGCAATTAGCTTATTGATTTTGGTGTTTAGCTTAAATAGCTATGCTGCCACTATTAGATATATAGATGTAGGTAATGGTAAATGCGTGGTAAAATACGACGGTAATATAAAATATAAAACATTTTATTTAAAAAACCCTAGCAGGTGTGTTGTTGATGTTGTAGGGGTTGATAAATGCATACCGTGCCTAAAAGGAGCTCGAATTTATAGTGACGGAAATGTTAAAGTTAAAGTTGCGTTTCATAAGGATGATAAAGAAGAGAATATTAAAGGTAAATTTGTTAGGTTTTCTACGGTGTTTGAGCAGGAAGAGAAAGCTAAATGTAATATATTTAATAAAGGTGGTCTGCTGAGTATTGTTTATAAAAAACCATCCCAAAAAATTGCTACTAAAACTACAAAGGTAAATTTAAATAAAGTTGAGCGTATCTCATACAGAAAGTTTAAGACCTATGAAATGGTTGTTGTGCTTACCCAAAGAAAGCCCAATTTCTCTCTAAAAGAAGGCGAGGGTGTTTTATACTTAAGACTAAATAATGCAACAGCAACAAAAGCAGCATTGATGCCCCAAAACCTAAAGGATATTGCTGCTAACGTAAGTTCTATATCTGCGTCAGAAAAGGTAGATGGCGTTGATTTTGTAATAACATTGAAGAAGGGTGCAGAGATTAAAAAGTTTTACGCCGATAAAAGGCATGTATACATTATTTTTCCGCTAAAAGGTATAACTTCAGAAGGGTATAAGAAGAATTCTAATACCTCTAAATCATCTCTTGCTAAGACTAAAACTACTGAAAAGATTTTACCGGGGGATAAGTTAATATCATTTGATGTTAGAGATGCTCAACTTAAGGATATATTCAGAGTATTTGCTCAGATTAGTGGGCTTAACATCATAATAGGAGATGACGTAAAGGGTACACTTACTATGAAGCTAAAGGATGTGCCTTTAAATCAGGCGTTGGATTTGATATTACAACAGGAAGGACTTGTTGCTGATAGAAAAGGAAATGTTGTTGTTATTACTACAGCGGCAAGATATCAGAAGCAGAAGCAACAGCAGATAAAGGCACTTCAGGATAAAGAAAAACTTGAGAGAATGAAGAGCGCCATAACAAAGGTTATAAACTTGAATTACATCACACCGGATTATGCAATTAAAATAATAAATAAGCTGCTATACAATGGCGGCAAGGGTAAATTGGGTGGATTTATAGTATCGGATATTAAAAATAACTCTTTAATATGCCATGATATAAAGGATAACATTGAAAAGATAAAGAAAATAGTAAGTATAATAGATCAGAAGAAGAGGGCTGTTGAGATAGATGCAAGAATAGTTGAGATAAGTAAATCTTTCGAAAGGCAGCTTGGAATCCAATGGGGAGGCAATTTCTTTAATCAAAATATAAATAATTCTAAAACCTTTATAGGCGTTGGAGGTAGTTCGTCTCCTGTGGATGTGAGCAGTGGATTGCCACCATCTGAATCTTTTTCAAACGACAATTTTGTAGTTAATTTACCAGCAGGTCTGAGCGATGCCCCAACATCTACGGTAAGATTGGCTATTGGCAATGTATTGGCTAATTATAACTTAGATCTTAAACTTACAATGGGTGAGATAGAGGGATATAGTAAGGTTCTTTCTACTCCTAAGGTTATAACACTGGATAATGAACCAGCGAAGATTAGCAGCGGTCAGGAGATACCTTATCAAGAGAGTGCTGGTGCAAGTGGTGCAACAAGCGTTAGCTTTAAAGAGGCAACGCTATCTTTGGAGGTTACTCCTCATATAACAAGAAATGATCAGGTTATACTTAAACTCAAAATAAAAAAGGATTCTCCAGATTATTCTCACAGCGTAGGCGGGGAACCCCCGATAAACACAAACGAGGTTGACTCTACAGTTATATTGAGTAACGGTCAGACAATAGTTATAGGTGGACTCATGCAAAGCACTACCCAGAAGACTGTATCAGGCGTTCCTGGCCTTATGAGAATACCGCTTTTGGGGTGGTTGTTTAAGACAAAAAGAATCTATAATCCAAAAACGGAGCTTTATATTTTTGTTACACCGCATATTGTAAAGGAATGA